The following is a genomic window from Opitutus sp. GAS368.
CGCGTTCCGCAGCAGGCCGGCCAGCTCGATCTCCCCCACCGGAGTGCGCAGGGGGCTTTGCAGCCACGGTTCGGAGCGGTATTTGGGGTGCGGGGGCATCCGCCCAAAATTTACATGACTTCTCCCACTTCAACCATTTTTTCCCGCCCCGTTCGGCTGTATGGTGACACCATGCTTACCACCACGCCGCTGCCCCAGCTCTATTCCTACGGCCACGCCTTGGAGATGGCCGACGACAAGGTCGGCCTCTTGCGCGATTCAACCGACGCGGCCCACGACCGGGAGGAATTGCACCGCCGGTTTGCCGCGGACGGCTACCTCTACCTGCCCGGTTATCTCGACCGCGACGAAGTGCTGGCCGCGCGGGCTTCGCTGACCGACGGCCTGGCCGCGGCCGGTGTGCTGGACCCCACCCACCCGGCCATTGACGCCGTGTGCCGGCCCGGCGCCGGTTACGTCTTCAAGCCCGAGCTCACGAATAACAACCCGAGGATCCAGCAGCTCCTCTACGCGGGCCGCCTGCCGGAGTTCTATGCGATGTTCTTCAACGAGCCGATCCGCCACTATGACTTCACCTGGCTGCGCGCGATCGGGCCGGGCAAGGGCACCAACCCGCACTGCGACCTCCCCTACATGGGCCGCGGCACGCATTCGCACATGACCTGCTGGGTGCCTTACGGCGACATCTCATTCACGCTCGGGGGCCTGATGATCCTCGAGGGCTCGCACAAGCGCATGGACCTGCTGGAAAGCTACGTCTACCGCGACGTCGACGCCTACTGTGAGAACAAGCCCAAGGACGCCGACGCCGCGAAGGCCGGCAAGTGGACCTTCACCGGCACGCTGTCGCATAACCCCCCGGTCGTGCGCAACAAGTTCGGCGGTCGCTGGCTCACCACGGAGTTCAAGGCCGGCGACTTCATCACCTTCGGCATGTTTCTCGTGCACGCTTCCCTCGACAACCGCTCCGACAACCGCCTGCGCATCTCCAGCGATTCCCGCTACCAGCGGGCCAGCGAGCCGGTTGATGATCGGTGGGTCGGCCTCAATCCGCCGGGCCACAGCACCGCCGGCAAGCGGGGGCGCATCTGCTGAGCGAAAGTTTTTTAGAGGGCCGACGGGAGTTATAAGCTCCATCGACCCTCTCACCAAACCCCATGGTCGCCCCCACATCCACGCCCCCCGCCCCCGCCACCTCCGCCACCGGCCGCATGGCCGCCGTGCAGGACATGGCCCGGCTCATGCGCCTGCTCTTCGAGATCGAACGCGAGTTCGTCCGCACCGCGACGACCCTCATCTGCCGCGTCGGTGAGCCCGAGCTGAAATACCTGCTCTGCCAGCACGTCTGGGAATCCGCCGGCCACGCGCGCTTCCTGCGCGAGCGCGGCCGCGAGCTGAGCGGCTTCGGCGCCGGCGAAAGCGTGCGCCCGGAACTCAGCCGGATCTTCACCGAGGCCGCGATGCCCGCCGACGGCTACGTTGCGCTCGCCGGCTTTTACCGCGTGCTCAAGCCCGCCCTGCTCGGAGCCTATCGTCACTACCTGTCGGCCACCCACCACCTCGCCGACTGGCCCTCGCGCAAGCTCGTCGAGGAGTTTGTGGCCGACGAGGAACGCCATGCGCGCGAGCTGGAGCCCTATCTCGATACAGTCGACGCGACGGAGGGAATCCGCCACCTGCGCCTGGCCCTCGCCGCCCATGGCGGCCTTCTCGGCGATCACCCGCGCACCCCGTTGTCCTCCGGCTTCGTCTGGGAATCCGCGCTCCGGCCCTATGTCCATCCCGCCACCTGCAACCGCGGCAAGTATCCGACCTGTTCCAGCGCCTTCAGCCTTGATCCCGACGAGACCCCCATCGTCCGCCCCTGGCTCGTCGACCCAAAGACCGACGCGCGCGTCATCCGCCTCATGGTCTATGTGTGGCTGATGATGGAGCTGGACGCCGTCGACTACCTCGCAACCCTCTTCATCGACACACCCGCCGCGCCGTTCGACTTGCACCACGATCTGGCGCGCCACCTGTGGGACGAGTCCCGGCACAGCCAGTTCGGCTACCGGCAGCTGCCCAAACTCGGGGTGGACCTCATGACGCTCGAGCACCCGCTCGACCTCTACCACCTCCTCGTCCGGATGCCGCCGCACGAGCGCTACGCGATGATGACGATGGAATTCGAGGCCGGGAGCTTCCCGACCAAGGCCCTTGTCATGGACCGCGTGCGCGAGCTGAACGACTTCGAGGCCGACACGCTCCTGGCGTTCGACCGCAACGACGAGCAGAATCATGTCCGCTACGGCCATCGCTGGCTGCCGGAGATCATGGCGCTGGGCGGCGAGCGGCGGCCGGTGGCCGAGTTTGTCGCCGCGACCCGGGCGAAATTTGCGGAACTGGCCGGAACGCATGGCGGCCTTACCCCGCACGCCCTCCCGCCGGACCGTCGGCTGACCGGCCGCAAGCTGCTCCGTCTCGCGGGCGTGGGCTGATCCCACTCCCGGTCCGGACGTTCACCGTTCCCCGGAAAACCGGGTGCGGCCAGATGCTCCCCCAACGCCGCACCCTTCGTCGTTTTAATTTTCATTCATTTGCAGAATGATTCCTATCGCGCATTCCCTGCCGATGCGTTTTTTTCTGAACCTCCGCCCCTTCCCATTCCACGCCTGACCTTGCGTCTGATCCCGTTTCGACCGTGCCGACCAAAACACCGCCTGATGCCCACATGAAAACCTACCGCGCCGCGCTCGTCGGCACCGGTTCCATTGGCGAAGCTCATGTCCGGGCCATAGAAGGCACCGCCGGGCGTGTCACCCTGGAAGCCGCGGTCGATATCGATGCGGCCCGCGTAAGCGAGTTCGCCCGGAAGCACGGCATCCCGCACCACTACACGGACTACGCCGCGATGCTGGCCGCGGAGAAGCCCGACCTCGTGCTGGTGGCGACCCCGCCCGCCCAGCACGCCGGCATGTGCATCGCCGCCATGGAGGCCGGCGCCTGGGCCCTTTGCGAGAAACCGCTCTGCGGCTCGCTCGCCGAGCTCGACCAGATCGAGGCCACGGAACAGCGCACCGGCTGCTTCACCGCCTGCATTTTCCAGATGCGCTTCGGCGCCGTGACCGGCCACCTGCGCCGGCTCGCCGACAGCGGCCAGCTCGGCCGGCCCCTGGTCGGCGTCTGCAACACGCTGTGGTATCGCGACGCCGCCTACTACGCGGTGCCGTGGCGCGGCCGCTGGGAAACGGAGCTCGGCGGACCCACCATGGGCCTCGGCATCCACGCCATGGACCACTTCCTGCACCTGATGGGGCCGTGGAGCGAGGTGCGCGCCGTGGTCCGCACGCTCGACCGCGCCGTCGAGGTCGAGGACGTCTCGCTGGCGCTCGTCACCTTCGCCAACGGCGCCGTCGGCTCCATCGTCAACAGCGCCCTCAGTCCCCGCCAGGAAACCTACCTCCGGCTGGACTACCAGAAGGCCACCGTCGAGCTCACCCACCTTTACAGCTACACGCGCGACAACTGGAAGCTCACGCCGGTCCCCCCGGCGCAGGACGACGGCTTGCTGCAGGCCTGGCATAATTTCCCGCCGGACTTCGGCTCCACCCACGGCGCCCAGCTCAACGCCTTTGTCAGCGACATGGACGCCCACCGCCGCCCGCTCACCTCGGGGGACCAGGCCCGCCAGACGCTGGAGCTGCTGACCGCCATCTACAAATCGGGATTCACCGGCGAAATCGTCACCCGCGGCTCCATCCGGCCGGGCGACCCGTTCTATACCGCGCTGCACGGGCAGCGCGCACCCAAGCGGTTGAAGGGCGAACCGACCCGGGCCGGCTGAGTCCACGCCATGACCCGCGAGGCGATCGCATCGCGCTCACTTACCGGCTACCTTTGGGCCAGCCGCGGCCGTCTCTGGCGCGGGCTCGGGCTTGCCCTGCTGCGCTCGCTGGCCGTCGCCCCCTGCCCGTGGCTGTTCCAGCGCATGATCGACGTCGCCGTGCCCGCCCGCGACCCCGCCGCCATCGCGGGGCTGGGCGGCATTTTCCTCCTGCTGCTCGGCGTGCACTACATCTTCTCGGTCTGGGGCGCCAACGAGATCGCGCAGGCCATGGCCCAAATGATGGTCGAGCTGCGCAGCCGGCTCTTCTTCAAGCTGCAGTTCCTGAGCTTCGGCTACCTCGACCAGCAGAAGACCGGCCGCCTGCTCTCGAAATACGCGTTCGACACCCAGAAGGTCGAGGCGCTGCTCTACAACATCCTCAACCAGTTTTTGCCGAACGTCCTCTATGGCGCCAGCATCTTTGCGATCCTCGCCATCCTGAACTGGCGCCTGGCCGGCGTGCTCGCGCTGGTCCTGCCCGTCTACAGCTTCGCAAAATACCATTTCTTCGACCGCCTCCAGCACAGCAACCACTCGGCGCGCCTCGCCCAGGAAAAACTCACCGGCACGGCCAGCGAATACATCTCCGCCCTCCGGCTCGTGCGCAGTTTCGGCGAGGAACGCCAGGCCGAGGCCGACCTGGACCGGACCAGCCTGGATTTCGCCCGCCAGCGCGTGCACCAAAGCTACCTGAATGCCATCTACGGCACCTTCTGGTATGTCAGCAGCCAGGTCATCGCCCTCATCATCATGGCGGGCGGCGCCCTGCTCGCCATCCGCGGCACCATCTCCTACGGCACGCTCTTCGCCTTCGTGGCGGGCCTGCCGATCGTGCTCGGGCCGATCCAGGCGTTCGTGGCGCTGAGCGAACAGTATTTCATCGGCCGCGAAAGCTACCTGAGCATCAAGGAACTGGTCGACTCGACCTACGTCGAGGAGTGGCACGGCACCCGCCGGGTTCAGCGCCTCCGCGGCGAGATCGTCTTCGAGCACGTCGCCTTCTCCTACCCCACGGCGCCCGACCGCCGCGTGCTGCACGACATCAACCTCCGCCTCCAACCCAACGAACACATCGCCTTTGTCGGCGCCTCCGGTTCCGGCAAGAGCACGCTCGCCAACCTGCTGCTCGGCCTCTACGCCCCGGGTGCCGGCCGCATCCTCATTGACGGCGTGCCGCAGGCCGAATGGGACATGCGCTGGGTTCGCCGCCAACTCGCCGTGGTGCTCCAGGACAGCCTTCTCCTCTCCGGCACCATCGCGGAGAACCTCCGCTTCGCCCGCGCCGACGCCACCGCGGCCGAGATCCGCGCCGCGGCGCAGCAGGCCAACGCCGAGGAGTTCATCAACCGCCTGCCCGAGGGCTACGCGACGCTCGTCGGCGAACGGGGCGCAACGCTCTCTGGCGGCCAGCGCCAGCGCCTCGCCATCGCCCGCGCCATCCTGCGCAATCCGCCGGTCCTGATCCTTGACGAAGCCACCTCCGCCCTCGACTACGAGAGCGAGCGCCTGATCCAGGAGGCGCTCGACCGCCTTGCCGCCGGCCGCACCGTCATCACCATCGCCCACCGCCTCTCCACCATCCGCAACGCCACCCGGGTCGTGGTGCTCGACGGCGGCCGCATCCTCGAGGAAGGCGATTTCAACACGCTCATCGCCCGCGGCGGTGCCTTCGCCCGGCTGGTCGCCGCGCAAGACACCGGCCAGGGCATCCTTCGCCCCTGAATGCTTCCCATGAAAACCCCGCTCCTCGCCGTCGTCTTCCTGTTCTGCACCAGCCTGGGCTCCGCCCAGCCTGTTTTCCCCGGACTCAAGGCCGTACTCTCCACCGCCGAATGGCAGCGCGCCGGGCTGGACCGTCTTACGCCCGATGAGATCGGCGTCATCGACGCCGCGCTCATCCGCCACGAGGCCGGCGCAACCGCCCGGTTGCAGGCCGATCTCACCGCCACCCGCGCGGCCGCTGCGACGGTGCCGGCCGCCACTCCGGCGGTGTCCGCCGAGCAAAAACGCGGGCTGCTCCAGCGCTTCGGCCTGCCCGTTTTTTCCGACACCGACTGGCGCACCCTCCCGCCGCTGAAGGCCAGGGTGCTCGCCTGGGAATCCGCCAACCGCTTCAAGCTCGACAACGGCCAGATCTGGGAAGGCTACGAGGCGATCCCCTACGAACTCGTCGGCAAGGACATTGAGATCCAGGCCCGGCCGCACGGCCAGTTCGCCCTGATCGTGGAGGGTGCCAACACCACGATCCGCGTCATGCGCCTGCGCTGATCCACCGTGCTCACGCTCGCGAACTCCGACCTTCGCCTGGAACTGCTCGATCCGACGACGGACCGCGCCCGGCTCGGCCCGCGCTTTTGCTGGGGCGGCAGCCTCTGGCAGGTGCACGACCGCCACGCCGGCCCGGTCCTCACCGGCCCCGAGTGGCCCAAGCCCGATCCTTCGGCGTGGAACAGCCAGGGCCTGCCGGAGTCCTTCCGCCACCGCACCCGCGACGGCCGGCCGCTCACGTGGCAAGGCGCCGAGGGCGTCGCCCTGGGCGCAGGCGCGCTCGCGCTCGACGCCGCCGGCGGGGTCACCGTCACCCGCGCGTGCCAGTGGCGCGTGGCCGCGCACGCCGACCGCCTGGTCTTTGAGACGGACCAGGAAGCCGCCGGCCGCAACTATGCCCTGCGCCGCGAAATCGGGCTCACCGGCCGCACCGTGCGCTCGGCCACGCGGCTCACCAACCGGGGCCTCGCCCCGCTCCACCTCGAGTGGTTTTGCCATCCCTTCTTCGCGCTGACCGACGGCGTCATCGACGCCACGCTGCCGGAAGGCTCCGGGCTCCCGGAAAATCCCGGCTTCGCCCTGGCCGGCCGCGCGTTCACGCAAAAACGCCGGTTCGCCCACGAGCAGGACGGGCATTTGGATTTCCTGCGCCTGCCCGCGGGCGGGAACCTCGCCGTCCGGCTCACGCATCCCGTGCTCACCCACGTCGATTTCGAGACGAGTTTTGCCCCGAGCGAGTGCCTGGTATGGGGCAACAGCAACACGTTCTCGATCGAGCCCTATCAGGTCCTCGACCTCGCCCCCGGCCAGACCCAGGAGTGGAGCCTGC
Proteins encoded in this region:
- a CDS encoding phytanoyl-CoA dioxygenase family protein, which codes for MLTTTPLPQLYSYGHALEMADDKVGLLRDSTDAAHDREELHRRFAADGYLYLPGYLDRDEVLAARASLTDGLAAAGVLDPTHPAIDAVCRPGAGYVFKPELTNNNPRIQQLLYAGRLPEFYAMFFNEPIRHYDFTWLRAIGPGKGTNPHCDLPYMGRGTHSHMTCWVPYGDISFTLGGLMILEGSHKRMDLLESYVYRDVDAYCENKPKDADAAKAGKWTFTGTLSHNPPVVRNKFGGRWLTTEFKAGDFITFGMFLVHASLDNRSDNRLRISSDSRYQRASEPVDDRWVGLNPPGHSTAGKRGRIC
- a CDS encoding ABC transporter ATP-binding protein, which codes for MTREAIASRSLTGYLWASRGRLWRGLGLALLRSLAVAPCPWLFQRMIDVAVPARDPAAIAGLGGIFLLLLGVHYIFSVWGANEIAQAMAQMMVELRSRLFFKLQFLSFGYLDQQKTGRLLSKYAFDTQKVEALLYNILNQFLPNVLYGASIFAILAILNWRLAGVLALVLPVYSFAKYHFFDRLQHSNHSARLAQEKLTGTASEYISALRLVRSFGEERQAEADLDRTSLDFARQRVHQSYLNAIYGTFWYVSSQVIALIIMAGGALLAIRGTISYGTLFAFVAGLPIVLGPIQAFVALSEQYFIGRESYLSIKELVDSTYVEEWHGTRRVQRLRGEIVFEHVAFSYPTAPDRRVLHDINLRLQPNEHIAFVGASGSGKSTLANLLLGLYAPGAGRILIDGVPQAEWDMRWVRRQLAVVLQDSLLLSGTIAENLRFARADATAAEIRAAAQQANAEEFINRLPEGYATLVGERGATLSGGQRQRLAIARAILRNPPVLILDEATSALDYESERLIQEALDRLAAGRTVITIAHRLSTIRNATRVVVLDGGRILEEGDFNTLIARGGAFARLVAAQDTGQGILRP
- a CDS encoding Gfo/Idh/MocA family oxidoreductase, which gives rise to MKTYRAALVGTGSIGEAHVRAIEGTAGRVTLEAAVDIDAARVSEFARKHGIPHHYTDYAAMLAAEKPDLVLVATPPAQHAGMCIAAMEAGAWALCEKPLCGSLAELDQIEATEQRTGCFTACIFQMRFGAVTGHLRRLADSGQLGRPLVGVCNTLWYRDAAYYAVPWRGRWETELGGPTMGLGIHAMDHFLHLMGPWSEVRAVVRTLDRAVEVEDVSLALVTFANGAVGSIVNSALSPRQETYLRLDYQKATVELTHLYSYTRDNWKLTPVPPAQDDGLLQAWHNFPPDFGSTHGAQLNAFVSDMDAHRRPLTSGDQARQTLELLTAIYKSGFTGEIVTRGSIRPGDPFYTALHGQRAPKRLKGEPTRAG
- a CDS encoding DUF455 family protein, encoding MVAPTSTPPAPATSATGRMAAVQDMARLMRLLFEIEREFVRTATTLICRVGEPELKYLLCQHVWESAGHARFLRERGRELSGFGAGESVRPELSRIFTEAAMPADGYVALAGFYRVLKPALLGAYRHYLSATHHLADWPSRKLVEEFVADEERHARELEPYLDTVDATEGIRHLRLALAAHGGLLGDHPRTPLSSGFVWESALRPYVHPATCNRGKYPTCSSAFSLDPDETPIVRPWLVDPKTDARVIRLMVYVWLMMELDAVDYLATLFIDTPAAPFDLHHDLARHLWDESRHSQFGYRQLPKLGVDLMTLEHPLDLYHLLVRMPPHERYAMMTMEFEAGSFPTKALVMDRVRELNDFEADTLLAFDRNDEQNHVRYGHRWLPEIMALGGERRPVAEFVAATRAKFAELAGTHGGLTPHALPPDRRLTGRKLLRLAGVG